From a single Aestuariibius sp. HNIBRBA575 genomic region:
- a CDS encoding rhodanese-related sulfurtransferase — protein MYIVAALYHFTPFPDPAAIKDPLLAVCQANGINGTLLLAKEGINGTVAGDRNGIDTLIAHIQSLPGCADFEWKESTASVKPFIRMKVRLKKEIVTMGQPDIDPLAKVGHYVAPEDWNELISAPDVAVIDTRNDYEVGIGTFEGAVDPETASFREFPAWWEANKDRFHNKRIAMFCTGGIRCEKSTNYLLGQGVEDVFHLKGGILKYLEEVPQEDSKWNGECFVFDARVSVGHGLSEGPHELCHACRRPILPSDKERPEFEQGVSCHQCAHETSDFDKDRFRERQKQMALSAARGESHIGQDAQK, from the coding sequence ATGTATATCGTCGCAGCACTCTATCATTTCACCCCTTTCCCTGATCCTGCCGCCATTAAGGATCCGTTGCTGGCTGTGTGCCAAGCCAACGGGATCAACGGTACGCTTTTGCTGGCCAAGGAAGGCATTAACGGCACCGTTGCGGGGGATCGCAACGGCATTGATACGTTGATCGCCCATATCCAATCCCTGCCCGGCTGCGCGGATTTCGAATGGAAAGAAAGCACCGCAAGCGTAAAGCCTTTTATTCGTATGAAAGTGCGGCTGAAAAAGGAAATCGTCACAATGGGCCAGCCGGATATCGATCCACTGGCCAAAGTGGGACATTATGTTGCGCCTGAGGACTGGAATGAATTGATCAGCGCGCCGGATGTGGCCGTGATTGACACACGCAACGATTACGAAGTGGGCATCGGCACCTTTGAGGGTGCTGTGGACCCTGAAACGGCCAGCTTTCGGGAATTTCCCGCATGGTGGGAAGCCAACAAAGACCGGTTCCACAACAAACGTATCGCGATGTTTTGTACCGGCGGCATTCGGTGCGAAAAATCCACGAACTACCTATTGGGTCAGGGCGTCGAAGACGTATTCCACCTAAAGGGAGGCATCCTGAAATACCTAGAAGAGGTGCCTCAGGAGGACAGCAAATGGAACGGTGAATGTTTCGTGTTTGATGCACGCGTCTCGGTTGGTCACGGCCTAAGCGAAGGGCCGCATGAATTGTGCCATGCCTGCCGCAGACCCATTTTACCCTCTGACAAAGAACGCCCTGAATTCGAACAAGGGGTGTCCTGCCATCAATGCGCACATGAAACCTCTGACTTTGACAAAGATCGTTTTCGCGAACGTCAAAAGCAAATGGCGCTGTCAGCGGCACGCGGCGAATCCCATATCGGACAAGACGCCCAAAAGTAA
- a CDS encoding Hsp70 family protein, whose amino-acid sequence MAVLGIDFGTSNTAAGVAVNGAPYVIPMEPGEQTLPTAIFLDFSNGNTLYGRSAARAMIEGQDGRFMRSLKSILGTNLARERRQFFNERLTLIEVIARFLHEIKTRAEKETYQTYDHALSGRPVRFHSKSDSRNEQAQIDLQEAYLLAGFKSVTFLPEPEAAALAVGGTGRVLIVDIGGGTSDFTICDRVGDQTQVLASRGIRVGGTDFDKAISLAHAMPLLGYGAEIGNEMGPGSHTAPRSLFQDLATWEKITFVYNPALLRDVQKWQRLAKSPKLFGRLGDVLEMHLGHDIAYAVEAGKIQANGGSDGTIDLGPIEKGLTATLLRDAMQAEITGYADEIAECALETLADSGVPATSIERVIYVGGSSLLDVIRTKIETLFPTATPETSEVFTAVVDGLALASARR is encoded by the coding sequence ATGGCAGTTCTGGGTATTGATTTTGGGACCTCAAATACGGCGGCAGGTGTCGCGGTAAATGGCGCCCCTTATGTGATCCCGATGGAGCCGGGTGAACAAACGTTGCCCACGGCGATCTTTCTGGATTTTTCGAACGGCAATACGCTTTATGGACGTTCAGCGGCGCGCGCCATGATAGAAGGCCAAGATGGCCGTTTCATGCGGTCGCTCAAAAGCATCCTTGGCACAAATCTGGCACGTGAACGTCGGCAGTTTTTCAACGAACGTCTAACTCTGATCGAAGTGATTGCGCGATTTTTACACGAGATCAAAACACGCGCTGAAAAGGAAACCTACCAGACCTACGATCACGCCCTATCCGGGCGTCCGGTTCGGTTTCATTCCAAATCTGACAGCCGAAACGAACAGGCGCAGATTGACCTCCAAGAGGCATATCTGCTGGCTGGCTTTAAGTCTGTCACGTTTCTACCAGAGCCAGAGGCCGCAGCGCTGGCGGTTGGTGGCACCGGGCGTGTATTGATCGTCGATATCGGCGGGGGGACGTCGGATTTTACCATTTGTGATCGCGTTGGGGACCAAACACAGGTCCTGGCCAGTCGCGGGATTCGCGTTGGCGGCACTGATTTTGACAAAGCGATCAGCCTCGCGCATGCGATGCCGTTGCTGGGATATGGCGCAGAGATTGGCAATGAAATGGGCCCCGGCAGCCACACTGCGCCGCGGTCTTTGTTTCAGGATTTGGCGACTTGGGAAAAAATCACCTTTGTTTACAATCCGGCGCTGCTGCGTGACGTCCAGAAATGGCAACGATTGGCAAAATCCCCAAAATTGTTTGGGCGATTGGGGGATGTGTTGGAAATGCATCTGGGACATGACATCGCCTATGCGGTTGAGGCTGGGAAAATTCAGGCCAATGGCGGATCAGACGGTACGATTGATCTGGGGCCCATCGAAAAAGGGTTAACAGCCACGTTGCTGCGGGACGCGATGCAGGCCGAAATCACCGGCTACGCGGATGAAATCGCTGAATGCGCCCTCGAAACGCTGGCGGATTCCGGCGTTCCTGCAACCTCGATCGAACGAGTGATTTATGTGGGCGGGTCTAGTTTGCTTGACGTGATCCGAACAAAGATTGAAACTCTATTTCCCACTGCAACCCCCGAAACATCCGAAGTTTTCACCGCCGTTGTTGACGGGTTGGCATTGGCCTCGGCGCGACGTTAA
- the pncA gene encoding bifunctional nicotinamidase/pyrazinamidase: MSRALIVIDVQNDFCPGGALAVPEGDLIVPGINTKMSGFDVVVLTQDWHPAGHSSFASSHDGKSPYDMIDMPYGSQVLWPDHCVQSSMGSAFHAGLRQDGDLIIRKGFNPAIDSYSAFFENDQTTPTGLEGYLRNRNITALTMVGLATDFCVNYSALDAAKLGFDVVVDLELCRAIDLNGSLESAMSDMKSAGVQFA, encoded by the coding sequence ATGTCCCGCGCCCTGATCGTGATTGATGTTCAAAATGACTTTTGCCCCGGCGGCGCGTTAGCCGTTCCAGAAGGCGACCTGATTGTCCCCGGGATTAACACCAAAATGTCGGGTTTTGACGTTGTTGTGCTCACTCAGGACTGGCACCCGGCGGGTCATTCTTCGTTCGCCTCTTCGCATGACGGAAAATCCCCGTATGACATGATCGATATGCCTTATGGATCGCAGGTTCTTTGGCCAGATCATTGTGTGCAGTCCAGCATGGGCAGCGCATTTCACGCGGGACTGCGCCAAGATGGCGATTTGATCATCCGCAAAGGTTTTAACCCGGCGATAGATAGCTATTCGGCGTTTTTCGAAAACGATCAAACGACACCCACAGGATTAGAAGGGTATCTACGCAACCGAAACATCACCGCGTTGACGATGGTCGGGTTGGCGACTGATTTTTGTGTGAACTACTCGGCTCTGGACGCGGCAAAGCTGGGTTTTGATGTCGTTGTGGATCTAGAGCTTTGTCGCGCGATTGACCTAAACGGGTCGCTTGAATCCGCAATGTCAGACATGAAATCCGCCGGTGTGCAATTCGCCTAA